The following nucleotide sequence is from Candidatus Omnitrophota bacterium.
TCTCGGTCTGTTCGTAAACACCGATCATCTCCAGTAAATCGTTGGCGTAGCCCCCCAGCGTTGACAGGTTGGAGTTGACGTAGCCGATGGGGTTGTTGATCTCGTGTGCAACACCGGCTGCGAGTTGGCCGATCGACGCCATTTTTTCAGACTGCAGCAACTGGTTTTGTGCCTGTTCCAGCCGTGCGATCAGTACCCCCTGCTCGTCCTTTTCGCGGGACAGGGATTCGTTGCGTTGGTTGAGTTCCGCCGACATGATGTCGAGTGAGCGCGCGACCAGCGCCTTGTCACTGTCGGCTTTGAGGTAGGCATCGTCGACCGCGGCAATGAAGGCATGCCAGTTTTCCGGTATCTGCTCGATAGAACCGAAATTGCGCCGGATTTGTCGCTCAAGTAGACGATGCATGTGTTGTCAATTGG
It contains:
- a CDS encoding histidine kinase dimerization/phospho-acceptor domain-containing protein, producing the protein MHRLLERQIRRNFGSIEQIPENWHAFIAAVDDAYLKADSDKALVARSLDIMSAELNQRNESLSREKDEQGVLIARLEQAQNQLLQSEKMASIGQLAAGVAHEINNPIGYVNSNLSTLGGYANDLLEMIGVYEQTETALPPKERDAITTNKQRLEIDYLKTDIPAVLRESKEGIGRVKKIVQDLKDFSHPDEGKFSLADIHQGINSTLNIVANEIRYKADVVTEYGDIPDIECIQSQLNQVFMNLLVNAAHAMNGV